The Elaeis guineensis isolate ETL-2024a chromosome 3, EG11, whole genome shotgun sequence region ctctccgagtAACTAAAGGTAGGTCATCACTGCTGAGAAACTTCGCATCTCGTAGAGCACAATAGAATAGAATACGCATAAAGCGGGACTAAAGTGGTTCTTtatttaagcatatttaacacaCAGAGACCCGCACTCTATCATTTTCCTATCTTCGGTAATAGATTAAAGAAAGGTTTAGGTGGTACATTTTGATTACGAATAATGTTATGATTACCATGCTAAGTAAAAAGTTTGTTGGGGAAGGTTTAAATCTAAGAGTTCTGAAAGAAATTTCAGCTATTCACGCAGATTCTTATAAATAAACTAAAAATCCATGAGCTGATTCTCTTATCAGAATAATTGAGTTCTGGTTGGTTAaagctatatcattttttttcagAAACAAAGAGTTACATCAAAATCCTTTTAGATTAATAAGGCAACAACTTTTTCTCAAATAAAATGGTGGGCGACTGCTATTGTATTTTTATGGTTAGAAGGCCTAAATCACTTGGCTACATTATACACGTAATATTAGAATTATTTTTTAGCAACATCGAAAATTCAAAAGATAATGCAATGCCTGGTGCACTCAAACAACATTCTAAGCTTGTTAAAGCACTAAAAATTGTAGAGCCAAGAGGGTTACACTAGTTCATCTTAATTAGACTGTAACCAGCTGCTGTTTCGTTGTCTTTATGCACTTCATATTTCCAAATtcttaaaaggaaagaaaggattaGGCAAAAGAGTAATTTAAATTGAATAGGAGAAACATTTATTCTTCAAGCTTCAAAACCATTGAAAACTTCACTTCAATCAAAACAACCACTACAATTGAAAGGTTCCCCTCAAGGAAGCCTTCTtgttttctcttccttttctcatttttttcttttaaacatGTAGGAAAAAATTACACATGAAcaataaagtaaaaaataatatgttaataAAGGTTAAAATtacaattaataataataataacaacaacaatAAAAAGTGATGATGGGGATAATATCGTAATGATGGCAGTGTTGATTTTGATGCATGGTTCATTGGCTCTAGGCATTTTGGCCTTCGCTTCTACTGTCAACAACAGCAAcagctttctttttctttttccgtcctccttttttttttttttttttttttgctttttttttttccttttctttttcaccCACAACTTTGCACTTTGTTTCTATCCAACCTGGATTACCGTACGGTTAGTTTTTACTCGCTGACCCGTCAGCTACTTACCCAAGTCCCTGTGGCGAAGAAGATAGAGGGGACCATTTTGTTTTTTCCTCCAAACTTGTTTCACTCCTTGAAAAAAACAACATTGTATAGTCTAAGTACTGATGATGCTAATGATGATGTTCCACTAACTTTCTTGGTTTTCCTCTCCTTCGTTATTACCCATGATGATCTGGGTTGTCAGGCGACCAGTAAGAGTACTGCCATTCTTGGGAGTGTGGCATTGACGTTTCCTGCCATGGCATGTAAAGGATTTAAGAAACCAAAATGTCAGGTTTTTTTACATGTAGATATCTGCATGAGAACCAAGCACTTTTGATCACCACCCTTGAATAAAAAGAAGAGATTATGTATTggttagaaagaaaaaataaaggcaTGATGCATGGAAAAATTTGGTTAAACATATAAATGCACATATTTTGCAAGATGAAAAGGATTTACATTTTGCTTCTTATTTCAAAACAAATAATAAACAACATGGAGAAAAAATTACTGACAGTAACATGACACTGCTTTGGTCTATCTAGGTGTTGTTATATATAAACCATGCATGCAATAAACAGAAGTTGGGTGGCATTTTTGTTTTACATCATCAGACATGAAAAACAGAAAAgaacctcttttttcttttccttttcctcctCTATAGCAGTTTTTAAAAGAAAAACATGTTCTTTATTACTGCCAGGCCTAGTGTGAAAGGAAGACAGCCCGCGAGATAAAAAGCTTGTGTTTTCGCTTTTGTTGGTTTGAAAGTAAAGAAAGGAAGGTTATGCTTTTATATATCCAGGTCATGTAATAGAGGCGGatctctcttatctctctctgCCCGCGCGTATGCATGCGTGCATGCGAGTGTGGTTGCGAgagtgcgtgcgtgcgtgcgcgcGCCTCCTCCCAACACCCCTTCCCCTTCTCACACACACATTCTTCCTACAAGGTCTAGATTCTATTTTTGTTTGCATGCTCAAAAAGAGAGAGTCAGTAAAATAAGTGTATGAAGTGATGCAAATGAAAGGGGGAGGAGACACATTGTTGTATTGTTTGACATATGTTGTCCTCATACGAAACCAGATGGTCCCACCTTTGATTTTAAATTCACCAGCTAAAACCAAGTTCTGCGCATAGCTTGTGTTTCCCAATaagaacaaaaaaatttatagtgacattgtcaaattaaataaaaatatttttcattttcgATCGTTTCTTTGTCTCATCCAGACTTCTTATGTTCAGCTTTGTTACAAATACGTTCTTTTTCCCCTGATAACTTGATAGTGTTGTGTTTAATTTGTAGCTGCAGGTAGTTTAAACAAACTAAACTGACCAAGCAAAATGatgaaggaaagagaaagagaagcatTTCTCATGTGAATCGGCAATATGAAACATCTAGATTCCGGGTTTGAAGGGTCAGACTTACTCCTTTAACGCCAGATGCAGTGCAACCCATTATCAATTCTTCCAGGCCAGAAGTAGATCTATGATCCAGcttctgctgctgctgttgctgctgctgctgctgttcacAGTTGAATTCCCagtcaaaaattttagaagaaaacaTCTAATGAAAGTCCTATGAGAAATAATTTCTGGATCACAGCAATTCAGCCAAGCTATTAATTGTTCCCACACTCGGACCACATGCTATGTCAGACATGGTTATGTTGTCACCACATGATCAATGTGACAACAAGGACACTAATGTGAACAAAAGATCAGACATAAATGGTTAGGGTAAAGGAGAGACAATAGGTGACAGTTTAATACAAATGGATCAACATACCAACTCAAAGCCACACTTGCTTAGGCTATCAAGATGTAGTTAGCTCATGATATTAGGAGATACCTGAAACTTATCAGGTGGGAGCAGGAGCCCTGAGACATGGTAGGGGTCATCGAGCACAATCGACGTCTGGTGCGGTGGAGGAGGCGAGATGATGGTGGGGATGGGGTTCGTAGGCCTGCTGATATGGAAGGCTGCGATCGGTGCCGCCTGCCGATGCTGATGTTCTTGGGTCACATGATGCTGCGGTAATGTGTGGAACTGCTCATGTTCCTCATGCTCCTCTCTTGCCTTTGCTGCTGCCTCTCCCATGCGACCTGCACCACACCCATAAAACAGTTGTAGCTCAATACTCTCTTTTTCCCCATTTTCTCCTATTTTCTCTTTCAGTTACTTTGTTATGTGATCCTTTTCTcccacttttttttaaaaaaaaattaaaatagggaAGGTGAATTGATTGAAGCTATATTAAACGGTGATAAAAGGTTAAaagtatttttttgatataatctTTTTAGTGTCTCTTGTTATGATGAGCGTGGACATTGGATCTTTGGGTTGCTTGCAATTTGAACAAAATGATGTGAAAGTTTAGCTAAGAGGGTCTATTTTATTCTTTTGCTTCATAAAGATAGGCCCTGTGTAATTTGTGTTTGCAACTGGACCTGTCACAGTGAAGCAATAAAATGGTATGATATAAATGACGGAATTATATCACACAACTGTTCATGTACATGTAATATTTACGTTATATATGGCATGATATAAATGATGGGATTATGGCCTTAACCCGGTTTTATAAATCAGTTTGAGGAAGGAGGAAAGACCAAGTACTTGATTTAAGTAAAATTCCTTGTGTTTTAGTTGGGGAAGCCCTTGTCATAACTAAAATTCAGGAACTTAGAACATGCATTCTCGAGTCCTGGAGTCCTTAGGTAAATTTGGAAAAATcacattatgaaaaaaaaaaaaggtgtccCTATAAAGGTAAATAAACTGCATGGAATTGAAAAGCTCCTTCAACTTTGCTTACACTTTCTGATATGTACAAAATAGATTGGAGATATAACTTTGCCATCATTGTAAAGCAACAGTATATTTAATCTGAACACTGTCGATGGATTGTGCATTGGTACATCACAGAAGGAATATCCAAAATCTTGTTTTGTAGGATTACGATCTAAGTTAGGTTGTTTCTGAGCAAATAAGAACAATAGTTTAATTTGAAGTATGAATAGTCGCAACAAATGCATTAATATTTGTTTTTGGCCCCTTGAGAGAAGAGATGCATTAGTTGTTGAACTAAATGAAACATTCAATACGAGACTTTATAGATACATACCTCATCAAATCTTTTCCTAAATGGAGCAAAGCTGAAATTATCTGGCTTGATATTCTGCTGGATCTCCAAGGCACTGTATCCTGAGATACCAACCCCAGAAGTGAGCTCATCCCTCTGGCTAACCATCTCTTTTGAGGAGCAGCTCCCACTCCCACTGTCCCGCCTTCTGTCCATTATGCCCTCcccagctgctgctgctgttgctgcaCTCCTGTCTGACCAGTTACACTGCCTTGGCTGGGTCTGGTAGAATATCTTAGACACCACCAGCTccccttccttctcttcctctagcTCCCCCAAGTGGTACTGGTGCATGACCCAGTTGGTCTTCTCAGGTTTCCTGTGCTTCCCGAAGTTGGTGTACAGAACTAGTATTTTCTTGCACCCCTTTTGCTTTCCATTGACCATTACCGGCCTGGTTTTGCCAGTCTTATGCCACCTTGTCTCGCCCCTCTGGAGGTCACATTCTGTTTggatcttccttctctttcttgtgCCTGTGGTGTAGGCCTTTGATGGCCTGTGGAAGAAGTGCTTGCTTAGGCCATCTCTTGTCACACCTGAAACAGAGGCACACCAGATAATTGGATGGGAATTATTCGAAGTTAGGTGCAACCAAGAGGACCAGGAGTTCAGATTTTGTTGTCAGATGTAACAACCTGGAGAGGTaaaaccaaaccaaaccaacCTTCAGATAGGTGAGGAACCTATTTAGAAACTTCTCTAGCATCTTTCCATcacgaagagagagagagagagagagagagagagagagagagagcgttcCGGTTTCAAAAAACCAAGGAATAttttatacatatgcatataaatAGCAATTCTTTTGCATACACCCACAAGAAGAAGGAGggacagagagaaagagggagggagggagaaacACTGATTGAGTgctgaagagaggaggaagaatgTAACTTACATCTCATAAAACTTTTTTCCGTATACCCAAAGGAAAACTGCATAAAATAACAATTACTTTGAGAAAGAGAGACTTTTATGTAAGAGAGCTCTCTGACCTGGGAGTTTCTCAGGATGAGTGTAGCAGATGCCATCTTCTCCATCTATTGTGGGTATAAACTCATCTATCAGAGGATGGGACCTCGATTCTTCTCCTTTAACCTTGGCCTCGAGGTGTTCTATCAATTCTTGGTCCGTCGGATCAAACTTTACTCCTGCTGGTAGCCCAACCCAGTCCTACAATTCTCAACCATAAGAATACGGAAACTTCTTCATTCTTGTAACTCTACTGCTTAATTAAAGAATTTCTGAGAAACCATCAGATGACTAATAAACTAGACTTGACAAAATTAAAACAACAATTATACGGAATTCTTAATACTTCCATTTAATAACAGTTACTGCCGCCATAAATAGAAGCACAAATGTTATGATGGTCTTTTTTGTTTCCATACCGGCTTTCCATCGAGCTTGTGGCCACAGCTGGGACACTGCTTTGATCCACACATCCGATGCTGTTCGAGCTTGGCATCGATAAGATCGGAGCTGCTGACTGAACCTACGTGACTCCTGTTCATGGCTACTTCATGGGCATCAGATGTACTCCTTCATTACTAAACTGTAAACCTCCTAGAAGCAATCACACGGACTATTCAAACCGAGTATACTAATGAAATCGGAATTCGCCTCTGCAAAAATTTATGAACACCAAAAAGAATTACCAAACAGTTCTTGCTCAATTGAACTAAATAAGCCAaaacataaagaaaagaaaaataaataataaaaccaGTTTCATAGATGGCACAAAAATCACTGATTCAATTGATcgtgaagaaagaagaagcagaaGTTACAATTAATAGCAGTAAATCATTCTTGAGTGAAACCTAGATCCAGGACAAGGAATTCAGCGAAAACCAGGTAAAAAAGGAGACCTGGAGCTAAGGAGAAGGAAGGAgaaagaaagggaggaagaagagggagagggagaaaaggAGAGACTGTGAGTGTGCTATTGATCTATAAAACCTtctttatcttgaaaaaaaaaatacaccagAATTCTTACTTTAACTGAAGCCAatgagaaaaaggaaaagttcCCTAAAAAACAGACTCTCACACATACAGAAACCCTCTAAAAACTATGCCCAAAATCTGGCTGTGTaggctcagagagagagagagagagagagagagagagagagagttttgatATCACTCTCCAACTTACTTTGGGTGTTTTTTAGGGGTTCGGCTACTAAAGCAAAAGCAGGAAACGGCCTCCACAGCTGTTACTGCACATTCCAAAGAGCCCAAACTGAACACTATTAAACATAAAGCATTAACACTCCCACATAGAATTTATACATAAAGAGAGCTGATTCAGGTTTGTCTCCCTAAAGAAAAAGACCCACATCTTGGATTAAGCCAAAAAGAATATTTTGAACCACCAGTCCTTCAAAGAAGAAAGCattgttcttaaaataaaatagaagctggatctctatttttttctttttctcgcaTGAAATGATGGAATTTGAGATATTTTTCCTTTATCTAATAATGAAGCTGTAGAAGGGAAGGGGATGGGGGGATAGGAACTCACATGGGTTTTGGGATGTGCTGAAATGATGATCCTTTTTGGCAAGAGGGTGGAGGTTTGCAGAAGGTAGGGGGTGCAGAAGTGAATCCAAAGGTTGCTTCATGCGCAAGGCAAATGAGCAGTACACTTGATGGACCCCAGATAAAATGaactaaaatatataatataccaCATGAACAAGCAAACTTTAACGACACGCAGAACCATATGTTATTATATGCCAttcctaattttaaatatatagacGTACTTGTAGAATATAACCAGCAATATTTAAAAtaaactaatatttaaaaaaaatctggaccTCTTTCGCTTTTTCCTGTAGCATTTCATGCTGATGTCCAGCCCCTTGCAGCATGTGGCCTCGTGCAATATATTGCAAAGGAAATTATATGCAGGAGTTACCGAATATTTGGACCCACAAGGTGAATATCCTCTTGTGGAGGGAAGAACGGAAGAAGGGCGAGCTAGTGGTGGTTTCTGAGGTGTGCATGAGCTAGCGCAGGGAGGGAGAGGGCGACATGGTTTAGTGTTATATCTAAAATGGGCTCTGGTTTCCTTCTCCAGTACTCCACTCGTTAACAATCTTCATCTCTCTCTCCACGATTCCTTGAACTTGAGATTATATTTACTCTTTCATGCATCAGCGCATCTCTATTATTCTCGTAATCTCGGCATATATGAGCAAATGTAGTCATTTGCTCTCTACTTTTATGTTGCAATTTATTATTCCAAAGGACCACACGAGGTGGTGGTACTCGTATTCTCATTGCTAGGGACCACGCATATGGTGagttacttagatatctcataattGAAAAGATGCCTGATGCACCTCCTCGTGTAGGAGGCCTATTCTTCGGCTCTCAATGACATCCATCCATGTAGGAGTTATTCCAGCGTGGGCCTTACAGGTAACAAGATTAACCAACATTCGATAAAAGATGAACACGTATTCTACAAATATGAGATGGGTCCATATAAATAAGTCATATTTGTCCATATGTAAATAGGGCTTTGGATTTAGACCTGAATAAATCTAAGATGCATGTCCGATATCCCCTTACAAATGATGGAATTTGGAAATTTGTATGCATCTTGTTGCATATGCCTCCCAAATTGCGAACATAGCAGTACGTCCCATTGGCATAAGGCATCCCATAGAATATTACCAAATGCACACTTTGGATGTGATGGCAT contains the following coding sequences:
- the LOC105040508 gene encoding NAC domain-containing protein 75-like, with the translated sequence MNRSHVGSVSSSDLIDAKLEQHRMCGSKQCPSCGHKLDGKPDWVGLPAGVKFDPTDQELIEHLEAKVKGEESRSHPLIDEFIPTIDGEDGICYTHPEKLPGVTRDGLSKHFFHRPSKAYTTGTRKRRKIQTECDLQRGETRWHKTGKTRPVMVNGKQKGCKKILVLYTNFGKHRKPEKTNWVMHQYHLGELEEEKEGELVVSKIFYQTQPRQCNWSDRSAATAAAAGEGIMDRRRDSGSGSCSSKEMVSQRDELTSGVGISGYSALEIQQNIKPDNFSFAPFRKRFDEVCRMGEAAAKAREEHEEHEQFHTLPQHHVTQEHQHRQAAPIAAFHISRPTNPIPTIISPPPPHQTSIVLDDPYHVSGLLLPPDKFQQQQQQQQQQKLDHRSTSGLEELIMGCTASGVKGETSMPHSQEWQYSYWSPDNPDHHG